A single genomic interval of Lewinellaceae bacterium harbors:
- a CDS encoding PKD domain-containing protein, which produces MRRILNNIDHHPFNRFILSLLLLLLALMPGMARHIIGGEMTYRCIGENGNTRQYEVTMNLFRDCGAVNGAPFDDQAVFGIFRWDSTRYYFVDLVTQNRGAIRSIQPEDDACVVIPPNVCVEGTSYTFRISLPVINGSYFITHQRCCRNETIANIVNPGAYGATYMVEITAPAQQFCNNSPVFKNFPPIVICVNDDIDFDHSATDRDGDQLVYEFCAPIAGGGRGGSAGFPGMETDCDGVKPSPVNCPPPYPNVIYNPQYNVSEPMSGNPVVSINPNTGLITGKPDVFGQFVVGVCVTEYRNGIRIGSVQRDFQFNVTQCQNLVRAEVEADTVIQKDYVINSCGSFTVDFLNQSYQQAYINSYDWEFVIGGQKVHNSDRNASFTFPGLGNYNGKMVLNRGSKCSDSLNLTVNVYPDLKVDFKYAYDTCIAGETVFTDLSTTGATGGLQRWSWQFGEGGTSTVKNPRYTYPVPGTHPVTLTVIDANQCRETLTKELPYYPVPRYLVIEPSSYLGCVPGNIFFHNLSVPIDSTYEIDWDFGDGTVGHDISPVHTYEVPGTFDVSLQLISPIGCKTQASWKDWIVVKESPQAGFKYSPDEPSNLEPVVSFTDESQRAARWFWQFGDEGTSTLPNPQYNFQDTGTYTVRQIVIHSSGCTDTATAEIDVKPIVRYFLPNAFTPNGDGKNEVYIGQGNTDWMFNYSFSIWNRWGQRVFETGDPYEGWNGRMNNVGDDAPNGVYVCLVRYTDPRGKAHEVKGFATVVR; this is translated from the coding sequence ATGCGGCGTATTCTTAATAATATAGATCATCATCCGTTTAACCGGTTTATTCTGAGCCTTTTATTGCTCTTGCTGGCGCTGATGCCGGGAATGGCAAGACACATCATTGGTGGGGAAATGACCTACCGCTGTATCGGGGAAAACGGAAATACCCGTCAATACGAGGTGACGATGAATCTATTCCGGGATTGCGGGGCAGTGAATGGAGCTCCCTTCGATGACCAGGCAGTATTCGGTATTTTCCGCTGGGACAGTACCCGGTACTATTTTGTGGATCTGGTTACCCAGAACCGTGGCGCAATCCGGTCTATTCAGCCGGAGGACGATGCCTGCGTCGTAATTCCGCCCAATGTATGCGTGGAAGGAACAAGTTATACCTTCCGCATTTCCCTTCCGGTAATCAACGGGAGCTATTTTATTACCCACCAGCGTTGTTGCCGGAATGAGACCATTGCCAACATTGTGAATCCCGGCGCCTATGGCGCTACCTATATGGTAGAGATTACCGCGCCCGCCCAGCAATTTTGCAACAACAGTCCGGTATTCAAAAACTTTCCACCCATTGTAATCTGTGTGAATGATGACATTGATTTTGACCACTCGGCAACAGACCGTGATGGTGATCAACTGGTTTATGAATTTTGCGCACCTATTGCCGGCGGTGGAAGAGGAGGATCAGCTGGATTTCCCGGGATGGAGACGGATTGCGATGGAGTCAAACCAAGTCCGGTGAATTGTCCTCCGCCGTATCCCAATGTGATCTACAATCCACAGTACAATGTCTCCGAGCCGATGTCCGGCAACCCGGTGGTATCCATCAATCCCAATACAGGACTGATTACGGGCAAACCCGATGTATTTGGTCAATTCGTAGTAGGGGTGTGTGTGACGGAATACCGTAACGGGATACGCATCGGGTCGGTTCAGCGCGATTTTCAGTTTAATGTGACGCAATGTCAGAATCTGGTCCGTGCAGAGGTAGAGGCGGATACCGTGATACAAAAGGATTACGTCATCAATTCATGCGGCAGCTTTACAGTGGATTTTCTCAACCAATCTTACCAGCAGGCCTATATTAATAGTTATGACTGGGAGTTTGTCATCGGAGGCCAGAAAGTCCATAATTCGGATCGTAACGCCTCTTTTACTTTCCCTGGTCTGGGTAACTACAATGGTAAAATGGTCCTTAACCGGGGATCCAAGTGTTCGGATTCACTTAACCTCACGGTGAATGTATATCCGGACCTGAAAGTTGACTTTAAATATGCCTACGATACCTGTATCGCGGGAGAGACGGTCTTTACCGATCTTTCCACGACGGGAGCAACCGGCGGACTGCAGCGATGGTCCTGGCAGTTTGGTGAGGGAGGCACCAGCACCGTTAAAAATCCCCGCTACACCTACCCGGTGCCGGGGACTCATCCGGTTACCCTGACTGTTATAGACGCCAACCAGTGCCGGGAAACACTGACGAAAGAGTTGCCTTATTATCCGGTACCGCGTTATCTGGTGATCGAGCCTAGTTCGTATCTGGGATGTGTGCCGGGAAATATTTTCTTTCATAACCTGTCGGTGCCGATTGACTCCACATATGAGATCGATTGGGACTTCGGTGATGGCACGGTGGGACATGACATCAGTCCGGTCCATACGTACGAAGTGCCGGGGACCTTTGACGTAAGCCTGCAGCTGATATCTCCCATTGGATGTAAAACCCAGGCATCGTGGAAGGATTGGATCGTGGTGAAGGAATCGCCGCAGGCAGGCTTCAAATACAGTCCCGATGAGCCTTCAAATCTGGAACCTGTCGTAAGCTTCACCGATGAGTCCCAGCGCGCTGCCCGCTGGTTCTGGCAATTCGGTGACGAAGGAACCTCTACCTTGCCTAATCCCCAGTATAATTTTCAGGACACAGGTACGTATACGGTGCGGCAGATCGTCATCCATTCTTCGGGCTGCACGGATACTGCAACAGCAGAGATCGACGTCAAGCCGATCGTACGTTATTTTTTACCCAATGCCTTTACACCCAATGGGGATGGGAAAAACGAAGTTTACATTGGTCAGGGCAATACGGACTGGATGTTTAATTATTCCTTCAGTATCTGGAACCGCTGGGGCCAACGCGTATTTGAGACGGGTGATCCTTATGAAGGATGGAATGGAAGGATGAATAATGTAGGTGATGACGCACCCAATGGCGTCTATGTCTGCCTGGTCCGGTATACCGACCCCCGGGGTAAAGCACACGAAGTCAAGGGATTTGCTACTGTTGTGCGATAA
- a CDS encoding Sua5/YciO/YrdC/YwlC family protein, producing MLDSTHLNDIITILEQDGLLLLPSDTTWAVVGDALSGIAHVRLSRLKEREIKRPFSLLVDSIDLLKRYVPHIHPRVETLLFYHERPLTVIYDRPANLPPHCVSPERTVAIRITMDPLLKQIIHTLDRPLLTSSANHTGKPYPVSFNDIPPEILDGVDRVIRPSHYKQPAEPSVLVRYSNRGELIFLRE from the coding sequence ATGCTTGATTCTACACATCTTAACGATATCATAACGATTTTAGAACAGGATGGGTTGCTATTGCTCCCATCGGATACCACCTGGGCCGTAGTGGGTGACGCTCTTTCCGGTATCGCACATGTCAGACTTTCCCGGTTGAAGGAGCGCGAGATCAAACGACCGTTCAGCTTGCTGGTGGATTCGATCGACCTGCTTAAACGCTACGTGCCCCATATCCATCCCCGGGTAGAGACCTTATTGTTTTACCACGAACGTCCCCTGACCGTCATTTACGATCGCCCGGCAAACCTGCCGCCCCATTGTGTCTCACCAGAACGAACGGTGGCTATCCGCATTACCATGGATCCCCTGTTAAAACAAATCATCCATACCCTGGACCGGCCATTGCTTACCTCCTCTGCCAATCATACCGGTAAACCTTATCCGGTCTCCTTTAATGACATTCCTCCGGAGATCCTGGATGGCGTAGATCGGGTCATCCGGCCGAGTCATTATAAGCAGCCGGCTGAGCCTTCCGTACTGGTACGCTATTCCAACCGGGGTGAACTGATCTTTTTAAGGGAATAA
- a CDS encoding S41 family peptidase, with protein MQIPSSYRIWQPALLGVTVALGMMAGVKMVPKLGNQYHPTLDTVMVLDQDDKIEEVLKYIDAKYIDTVHRGELVDETIRSIIDQLDPHSNYLTAKEVALEAENHEGHYSGIGAEFFFVQDTPIILRTVEASPAERAGLGRGDAILAINGTNTLDFASEFDKLSDLIREPNQPDLRIAVRRSNAATIDTVLVTRDLVPTNSVDHYQMLTDQVGYIRVRQFSMETYRQFMVAVENLVQQKKAKDLVIDLRGNPGGYLQQVVQILSQLFVEKDKLLVYTVTRNGQKREYRSSGQAFFPVNKIAVLVDEGSASASEILAGAIQDWDRGVLVGRRTFGKGLVQKEFPLGDGSALLLTIERYYTPLGRLIQKSYQDRDAYQHELYDRSQHGELTDAAQIPVLDSTPYKTPRGKVLYAKGGIYPDVFVPMDSFVLSPEYQAIEGNLYSWMYQLSREYPELSTYQEADQYVNWTKSHNWKRELQNFGGKSLRWPSGMDRTVERLILDRMLYYFQGPDIANTFSVNHDECVEKALKALEK; from the coding sequence ATGCAAATTCCTTCTTCGTATCGTATCTGGCAGCCGGCCTTGTTGGGTGTTACCGTAGCACTGGGAATGATGGCAGGCGTAAAAATGGTGCCTAAACTGGGAAACCAATATCATCCGACCCTGGACACGGTCATGGTATTGGATCAGGATGACAAGATTGAGGAGGTGCTCAAGTACATCGATGCGAAATACATTGATACCGTGCACCGGGGTGAGCTGGTGGATGAGACCATCCGGTCGATCATCGATCAGCTGGATCCGCACTCCAACTACCTTACAGCGAAAGAGGTGGCTCTGGAGGCTGAGAATCACGAAGGACATTATTCAGGGATAGGTGCTGAATTTTTCTTTGTTCAGGATACACCGATCATCCTGCGAACAGTTGAAGCCTCACCTGCAGAGAGAGCAGGCCTGGGCCGGGGTGATGCCATTCTGGCCATCAATGGCACCAACACACTGGATTTCGCCAGTGAGTTTGATAAACTGAGTGACCTCATCCGAGAGCCCAACCAGCCGGATTTGCGCATTGCGGTACGTCGTAGCAATGCAGCCACCATCGATACCGTCCTGGTGACCAGAGATCTGGTGCCTACCAATTCGGTGGATCATTACCAGATGCTTACCGATCAGGTGGGGTATATCCGCGTGCGGCAGTTCAGTATGGAGACCTACCGCCAGTTTATGGTGGCCGTTGAAAACTTAGTTCAGCAGAAAAAAGCCAAAGATTTGGTCATTGACCTGCGCGGCAACCCGGGAGGTTATTTGCAACAGGTGGTGCAGATCCTGAGCCAGCTCTTTGTTGAGAAAGATAAATTGTTGGTCTATACGGTAACCCGGAATGGTCAAAAGCGGGAGTACCGTTCTTCCGGCCAGGCTTTCTTCCCGGTTAATAAGATAGCTGTCCTGGTTGATGAAGGTTCCGCATCAGCCAGTGAGATCCTGGCTGGCGCTATACAGGACTGGGACCGTGGCGTCCTGGTAGGGCGCCGCACCTTTGGTAAAGGATTGGTGCAGAAAGAATTTCCCCTGGGTGACGGATCGGCATTATTGCTGACCATCGAGCGTTATTATACCCCGCTGGGACGACTCATCCAGAAATCCTATCAGGATCGTGACGCCTATCAGCACGAGCTGTACGATCGCTCCCAGCATGGCGAACTGACCGATGCAGCTCAGATACCGGTGCTTGACAGCACACCTTACAAGACACCTAGAGGCAAGGTGCTTTACGCCAAAGGAGGTATCTATCCCGATGTGTTTGTACCCATGGATAGTTTCGTACTCAGTCCGGAATATCAGGCTATTGAAGGCAATTTGTACTCCTGGATGTATCAGCTGTCACGTGAATATCCGGAGTTGTCCACATATCAGGAAGCAGATCAGTATGTGAACTGGACAAAATCGCATAACTGGAAGCGCGAATTACAAAATTTTGGAGGCAAATCGTTGCGTTGGCCTTCAGGTATGGACCGGACGGTGGAGCGATTGATCCTTGACCGGATGCTTTATTATTTCCAGGGTCCGGACATCGCGAATACATTCAGCGTAAATCACGACGAATGTGTTGAGAAAGCTCTTAAAGCACTGGAAAAATAA
- a CDS encoding Lrp/AsnC ligand binding domain-containing protein — protein MSEIDTLDRKILSILMKDANVPYTEIAKKLFVSGGTVHVRMKKMEQMGIVKGSHLDVDYAMLGYDITAFLGVYLEKSSLYDDVAKHLLKIPEVVDAHYTTGIYSVFVKIICRDTDHLREILHDKIQQIGGIQRTETFISLQESISRPLIMEPED, from the coding sequence ATGAGCGAAATTGATACCCTGGACCGCAAGATTCTTTCCATCCTCATGAAAGATGCAAATGTCCCTTATACTGAAATAGCTAAAAAGCTGTTTGTCTCCGGTGGAACGGTCCATGTCCGGATGAAAAAAATGGAACAGATGGGTATCGTGAAAGGTTCCCATCTCGATGTGGATTACGCCATGCTGGGGTATGACATTACTGCATTTCTCGGAGTCTATCTTGAAAAGAGCTCATTGTACGACGATGTTGCGAAGCATCTACTGAAGATCCCGGAAGTTGTTGATGCGCACTATACCACCGGCATTTACAGCGTTTTTGTCAAGATCATCTGCCGTGATACCGACCACTTGCGGGAAATCCTCCACGACAAAATCCAGCAGATTGGGGGCATCCAGCGCACGGAAACCTTCATCTCACTCCAGGAGAGTATTTCGCGGCCACTGATCATGGAACCTGAAGACTAG